From Syngnathoides biaculeatus isolate LvHL_M chromosome 12, ASM1980259v1, whole genome shotgun sequence:
AAGACTATGGCAGACTTTGCAATAGTTGAAGCTAGCGAGGCTGACCACTACCCTCTTTTaccaagattttatttttgtactctcTGACCCAAGCAGATGTACGACGATTGTGTCAGCCTAATTCGCTGACGGCAGTGAGCGGGTGAGACGAAACTTCGCATAGCCGATGAAAGATGGGATGAAAGATGAAATGTTGATTTGCGACAGGTCGActccaaatgtaaaaaatgaaacttgtaCCTGCTGAATAGCTAATGTTGAACCACATCATGACTACTTTCAATTGACACTTGATTTAGTACACTTCCACAGTCTATGTCTCTGGTCCTCCTGTggagagtttggatgttcttcttGTGACCGTTTAGGTTTTTGGTGCATCTGCTGGTCTACTCCCACAATCTAAAAACCCATGTTAGATTAATTTAAGACTTGGAATAGTCCATAAGATGAACGAGAGAGTGAATGGTGAGGTTCGCTGGGATATGcgccagctcacctgtgacacTAATTAAAAGAAGCATTATTGGAAATAGATGGAAGGTATTTAAGGTGTCCACAAATCCATCAAATGTCTTACTGCTAATGTTGATCTCCAAAGGCCTTGATAACCATTCAAAATACTTCTTTAACTCACCATCCACAGGTTTTAAAATTGCCTTGGCTGCATAAAACGGCGTCAAATCAGTCTTCAGCAGTTCACCACAGAAACCAACTACAACCAAAATCATAACTAAACACATTGCGAAATGAATACCTCTGACAGCATccgttttattttaatgtagacATGATACAATACTGGTGAATTGGACTTGATGTGGTATCACACTGGAGGTCCACTAGGGCAAAAACACTGAACGATAAAGTGCCTTATTGTATTGAAGAATAATTCCAGGAAGTGGTCATGAGGATTTACTTTTGATTATTGTTTTGTAGTGCTTGAGCACAAAGTAAATGCATAAACCAAAACAAAGTATCATCATTGAGTTAACTCCTTAAGTGTCAGTCTGTAGTGAGGGTTATTATCCTAAAATGATGGAATGTTTGATGCAACTCCCATTAGATTGTCCAAGTGTACGTAATGAGCTGTTTGATGAGACAATGGTCCAATACGAGGATGGAGTctggtttttgtgtgtttttgtgtgtgtgtgtttgtgtttacgcGGCCTTGTTAAACACTGTTTGTGTGGCACCGCCTTCAACATcccactttatttttctttctgtggACAATTTGGTGGGAAAAAATCTTGGATGAGCTCCTTTTACTCTattagaagtgtgtgtgtgtggtgtgtgtgtgtgtgtgtgtgtgtgtgtgtgtgtgtgtgtgtgtgttgtgtgtgtgtgtgtgtgtgttctcggGATGGGCTCACATGCTCATCTAAgaatttgtttcttttcaaaatgtcatcccCCGAGCCTTCAGGCAGAAAGTGATATGGGTTCACTctttcagacacacacacacacatacacacacttaaGTTACATTGCTAGTATCCACTATGTAATATAGTTGTTTAACTTTCAGGTTAATATGGTCTTTGGACGTATTTAGACTGCCTCCTCCCAGAAATGGAGCCCTGCATGCACCTTccttgcttgttttgtttttggggaaggTGGCAGAAGAAAGTTCCTGTGCTATAAGAATGGCTTAAAAGAGCCGCAAAGGCATCATGTCACATAGTTGATCCTCATCCTATAAAAACAGCACAGCCATTTTCCCCTAATGGAATAAGTCAGCTCTGCATAAATTCACCACAGAATCTTTTCCCACTGTTATTATGTGGGATTGCTGTCACTTGGCTGTGAACACTTTTGATTAAAAGCCAAGATAAGTCACACGGGACTTGATTGACAGGActaaaaatgatattttggtGTTTCTGGCTCCCCAAGCGGAGGGTTAAAGGCAATTTTACAGCTTTGCGAAAATCTCATGGCCTTTAAACAGAACCTTTTTGTTCATTCAAATAGAATAAACATAATGGAGGCGCACTAATTTAGCATAAAGCAGATAAGAGTTAATAATGGGGATTTTAAGTCATTCAGTAGTTGACAACAATGAAGCATTTCCCATGAGTGAGCCCTCATTCAAAACACTTTACCCCTTCTCTtccacttcctcctccacctcccttTCACTCTCAGCCTCTTCTCTGGGACACTCGCACTCATTCCCATTTTGTGCTGGCTTCCCTTGTCCCGTCTTGTCGACTAATTACTGGGAGCGCGGTAATTGGCCCCCCTTGCTAATTGGCCTGCTGGCCACCAAGGCCCGACAAAGGCGGAGCAGACTGAAACAAAGAGGAGGGTCTTGTCCCCAGAAGACCCCCCAACTCTTCCACTGTTGACAGACTCCCATCAGCTCCTTCACTCCCCCTCTAAGCACTCATCACTATTGTCAAGAGGCTGCCCCAGTAGCCCGATACACATGGGCCCTTGTATGTTTAGATTCCACTCTCAAAGTTTTTCTCTCCTTAGATTTATGACCTCTTTCAAAGTGTCTTTATCATaggtttccacacacacacgaattTTCAAGGAAACTGTTGACCGTTGAAATATGCAATGATTTAAAagtcaaaaatacaaatttttgaCTAATCAGCAGCACAGTGTAGTAATTTATAGATGCATCTTTGTCAAATTGAttatacaattattattattgattataCGATAGCGACTCGCTGATGATGTATTGGTACACGGTTttgatatttgccctgcgactgcctagcgaccagttcagggcgcagTCCGGCTTTCGCtcaaagttagctgggttaAGCTCCGGCAATCTGGCGTCCCTTGTGATATTATTGAAGTCAATCAAGTACGGGTCAGAACTGTGCTTTGCTCAAGTGAGATTGGCCTGTCCCGGTTTCCAGAATCTCCGTTTGGAAAAGGTGGTTGACTATATGTCGTTTTCAGGATTTAAAAATAGCCAACAGCAGGCTTGTGAGGGACACAATATCAAATGGGTGAAGTAACTTGATGCTGGTCGCTTGTCGCTCTGCCCTTGTAACACTAATTTGAGAGTATAAGACAGccaaaaatgattaaaacaaacacacgaGTTGGTGTGGTAAAAACATGAATATGCCCAAGAACCTCCCTCAAGAAAGCAATCAGACTTTGATCATTcaacgatccatccattttctgaggcgcctatcctcacaaggatcatgggagtgctgtCATCCAACTGTCATCCGGCAGTCGGCGGAGTACGCCCAGGACTGGTTTctagccaatctcagggcacacaaggacagagaacagtcacaccaatgggcaatttagggtctccaatgaatgcatgtttttgggatgttagaggaaaccggagtgcctggagaaaacccacgcaggcaagggaagaacatacaaattccaccactgtgccacccaaatTCACCCAGTCAAAGTTCAATTATAGTGTGAAACACACAAACCAAGTTCATCATTAGTTCATCAACTTATTTAGACCAGAGAATGCAAACTACAAGTGTGAACAGATCCTTAGTCTTTTACTCTGGACTGACACATCGGAGGATCCTGTGAGTGATGTGACGTTCCCTCCATCCCTTCACCTGTTGGCTTGATGGATTGTCTCTTGATGGACAGGTGCTGATAAAACTGTGTCACCTTTTCAGTGAAGCTGTTGAAGACAACAGTCCATCCGTCTTAACTCACTGCACAATCTGGCAGCCGGAGTCTCACAGTCTCCAGCTCGCGTCTCAGTCTGTCTCAGTCCTGGCCTGAGGCATGTAGTGATGGCAGGGTGCCCGTATTTAACACTTTTAAATAAGAACGCTGTCCCTATAACCTCTCCCTGCTCCTGTCTTCTACGCTAACCTCCTCTGGATTGTCGCTCACTTAAAATGTCCTCTGTCATCAACATCGAGCAGGAATTCAAAGCATTTTATTTCCAGACGTTGTGCTTTAGAAACTGCAGGCTGACTTACAGAATTTTTCCAGGGTAAAAAGATAGCAACAAGAGGATGATACAACTGTCATCCAATTCAGCTAAGCTCTTTCCGgtgacagaaacattttgtgcaaaagtcggcaatgaaacaaaaatatgaatttggatCAGCACCTAACCGAAGCCCCTTATCGATGATCACCTATTGTACGACTGATGTTTTGTATTCAACAAAATCTAATATTTTCTTTCATAGCCGATGCATCATCCTTTTTTGTGGGGAGCAGTTGAGTGGTTGTCTCTCCTCACTAGAagtaataatgtatttttgcagGGTCAACCATTCGGGCAATTTGGAATCTTCTgttaacctactatgcatgtttgtgggaagAAGGGCAAGACcgcagtacccggagaaaaaccacagaggcacacagagaacatgcagactccacacatgCAAGGTCACATTTGAGCCTGGGCCCTTAGAACAGGTCACCATGCCAACCATTTTCAATAGTGTTATGTTTATATGAGATATttatactttgtttttattatagACAGAACAGGAATGTTTTCTAGGTATAAGACTTTTATTGGAAAATGTTTGCAGAAAGTTCAGATTCTGTGCCGAATAAATAATTGTCATTTAGAAAAAGAACATGACTTAAACAAATATTAATTCGTTATAACAATTTAGACATGATGTACATCAGAAACTTGAAAACTGAGGCTGAAGAGTTACTGTAAACACAAACTTTTAGTTAGTGCCAAAACCCATGTAGTTCTAACTACAAAGTTTTGTAACTTTCCCCTCACGTTTCCTTCTTAAATACCATTAAATTTATTACTTCAGTATCATATTCCtaaagttttattattttaggtATGATTTATCTGTTGTGTAAAATTCGATGCCAGTCAGTTTTTGAAAGGCCACTTGAGTTATCTTACCTGATGAAGGGTTAAAATGGAAACCCTTCAACCTGCCTGAGGTAAACTCAGCACACTTTATCAAACTTCTAAAAGCATCCATCTGGACTTTTGAGGTTTGCGTACCTGGCGGCTGGGTGGCGTGGTTGCCGGTGAACTGCATGGGGATGCAGAGGTCGTTGTCAATGGGGAACTTATCGCACGTCAGCATCTCCGGCCAGGGGAAGCCATATGTCTCCATCACGGGAGCGCAGCTGTCCCTCACGGCCTCGCACAGCGATCGGCACGGGTAGATGGGGCGGTCCAGGCACACGGGCGCAAACAGCGAGCACAGGAAGACCTGGGTGTCTGCGTGGCACCGCTTGGCCAGGAGAGGCACCCAGCTGCCGGCCTGCTGCTTCACCTCGGGCATGGTCTCGTGGTCCAGCAGATTGGGCAGCCTCATCTTCTTGTAGCCCACGTTGTGGCACAGGCGCAGGTCGGTCGGTATGTCCACACACTGTGGCTGCTTGGTGTAGAAGCGACCGTTGTGGAAGTTGTCCGACTGCCAGCTGTAGTAGTCGTACTCCTCTGCGGCTGAAACgctaaggaggaggtggaggagggaaAGGAGCCACAAGCCCAGTGCCATGTGGAAGGGCTGCCGGGTTAATGCCCACCTGGGGCTCTTTTGTCCTTGTGCCATGCCTTCCTTTCTGACCTCGGACCAACAACTCGGGAAAATTTGATCCAAGGTGTCCAAAAAGTAAATCAAGCGCACTCGCTGTAATCCAAAAAGTTTTAATTCCTTCTCGGCTGCTGGAGAGTCAGCCTTACAAGCACACAAATGCTCCTCTCTCTGAGTTTGTGTGCAAGTGTATGCAGGGGCTCAGGTAACATGCAAGGGAGGGTGAACACACACTGCTTTCTTGATAAGTTCCCCTGCTCTCTGCTCCCTCTGTATCACTCTGTGGCTCTAATGAAGAGTCCCAAAGCTTTAAAGTCCTCAGGCGGCCTGCCCCCAACCCCAAGCAGCCTTGCAGTCCACTTACCTTCTCACTGGCCTCCCCAGGACTCACTCACACCTACCCCAACCAATCGCAGCACAGGAGGAGGTTCTCACTGGCATTCAGAACGGCCCTTCTGACCCTGATCCACCAGTAAACCCCTCCTCTGAAACAAGAGGGAGAACAAACCCTTTGCGAGATGCTTCAGTTGAGATTTGGTTTTAAAATCCATTCCTACAACAAGGGCACTAAACGTTCACCCTCTCTGTTGGAGAAGGTCAGCCATCTATCTGGACCGTTCCTCCTGTTGTGCTGATTACGTCTTTGTCAGGTGCTTGTGCAATGTAACACGTCAGTGCGCACAAATCTGCTTACTTCATTAGTGCAAAACGCCTGACAACCAAGGCCTATCACAcgcagacatgaaaaaaaaattaagcggAGTGCCCCAGCAAGtatatattgcaatttcttttACAGTACAATGATTGCCTATCGTGTCAATAGAtcagcatttgtattttcagataGTGTCCTTTTTTTATGATCTAACAATGTGCTCCGTCTTCGCCCCACAAGAGCCTCTTTTAAATGTTGCTCCTCCAACACTCCAACAAccccggtgaggataagcagctcagaaaatgcatggattttACAAATTTTGTTTGATTCATGACTTCATTTATTAAAACGCTACTTCCAAACCCAAATAATTTCATTAGCCTTCGTCCAATCTCCGAACTCCCATTCCtttcaaaaatgttggaaaagaCTGTCACTTCCCAGTTTTATTTCCACGTGACCTCCAATATTCTCGATGAATGATTACAGTTTCCAACCCTTACATAGAACTGAAACAGGACTGGTACCTTACTGTGGCCAACTCATCCTTACTGATCGGACTGCAACTTTTGATACCATTTCCCCACACCATCCTCCTGAGCACAGCCCACCCCAATGTCATTGCACAGGCACactttgttcaaatgaaatcatTCAAATCCCATCAATCCCCCATTTCCTCTGGTGCGCCCCAGGGCTCAGCTTTGGCCCCCCTCATCTTTATCACATACATCCTACCTCTTGGGAATATTTTCCACGGACTCGACCCACACTTTCACACGGATGATACCCAGCCATACGTCTCCACCAAACCACACGGCcactcttcctccttcctcctttaatgacttctgTGAATTCAAACAATACCAACTACAATACAACAGTAATAAACTGAAATCTTTCTCATTGGTACCTAGTCCACACTGGCCAGAATTGACAGTTTTCTCACTGGCCAGAATTGACAGTTTTCTATTATCCTTGACAATTCTTCTCTCCCCCTTCCCCTCAGGTTAAGAATCTGTGTGTCATCCTCCACATGAAACATCAATCATCTTCGTCCATCCCTCATCCCCCACATTGCTCCTGTCCTTGTTAATAGCCTTGTCACCTCTTGCCCGGGTTATTGCTCATCCCTTCTGTATGGTCTCTACCACAAGTCACTGAAAAATCTAGTTTCTCCAGAACTCTAACACCCATACTATCCCAAGGGGCCAGTTTATTCACCATTCCAACCAGCCAGACAATAATTCGACTGCCCCCTGTCTAATACTGCAACCAATTTAAAATACTGATCTGCACCTTCGTCAGCCCCCTACATCACTTTCTTGTCTGCCAGCCTGTCCATTTTTGGGGCAGAGCTATCTACCACCTGACCTCCAAAACACAGACTCATTAACCCTCTTCAAATCCAAACTCAAGACACACCTATTCCCAACTGCCTATTCACTTTAACGTTTCCCATATCATATGCCATTTTATGGGATGTTTTATGGTGGGTTATCTTTATGGTTCTGCTTTGTCTCTTTATAACGATGTTTGTAcggtgaccttgagtgtgataAAGGAacctataaataaaaaataattattgtgtATTTATTGAGGGGTAACAAGATATCAGTCCACATGTAAAATTCCCTCTCTCCTGTAACACTATTCTTTTGTGCCTTTTCCAAGAAATGATTGATGATGACCAGAGTGTAATCAAGTTTGACTTTAGTATGATGGCATCCATTATTTTCCACAAGCAGCATATGTTTtatcttacaaaaataaaaatttaaaaagctaCTTCACCAGCATGAGACAGGTTTAATTTGTCACTTCCATTGTGTCCAGCCTGGAATATTCTTTGTCCTGCTGTTGACTGgctaaagcatttttttctattgcCACCTTTTGCTTTGGTATGTACTTGTCAACACAAGCATCCCTTTCAGATGGACATAATTGTCATACTGAGGGGGAATGATTGTAGAGACTCAGAGTGGGTTTGTTAAGAGTATGGCTACAAGTGCTTGTGGTGACCATCACCATGAGATTATGGACCAGATAGAGAGGCTGACCACCTCTCTCACTCTTGCTGTTCTTTCTGTCATCAGCTCTGATGACATCTAACGCTTTctaccattttgtttttgaatgaacAAGGAACTAAGTTATGATGTCAGCTCATGGAACATTTCTTGGCTTGAACACATTAacagcatttccattcatttcaatgggaaacattACTTCGTTTTATGAACGTTTCAGGTTAAAAACTGAGTCACAGAATGACTTGATTTGCTAacccgaggttccactgtaacaGTTCAAAGACACTATTGCTCACACTGGAACATTAAAGCGTTAATTTTTCAGCATAttcaaatacagtgatgcctctgttcttgaccacaatccgttccagaaaatggttcgaaaagtgatttgttcaaaaatcgAACCAAAGTTTCCTAAtacaatgaaaggaaaaagaaataatgtgttccaagcctaataaaattgattttttaaaacatttttgtagcttttcttgctgataaactgcatagtagaaatacatgtatagtttaaatactttatataataaaataatttaagaaacatatctttttttgcttaaaatgtatgctttagtagtcgagtacgctaggctgggagtgcattgctgtatctgcagtgactcagcccccagccttgtaaacttttttttgttttattaacaaaagtgcagaataactttaaacaaccaacttgccttctttggagccatgattgggggttaatatggtagtcctcgataagaagaaaaacaacagtcactactgggacacgtttgtgtacAGAGTCTTTGTtctacagaataacaaaagtgcgctggttgcgccgcgcgcgttatgtcatttctgggtttttttttcggggggcagtagaattgacaataacaaaacgcgtcatgggtgggtcagctgctggcgccgcgcgcattatgttatttccaggttttttcggggggcgttcgaattgacaaagCACGCcgcgggtgggtcagctggtctggccgcgctcAATAtgtcatttccaggttttttcagcggtgtgggaattcacagcagcgcgtcgtgggtcagctagtCTGGCCacacgcaatatgttatttccgggttttgttgggggcattcgagtactgattttcgttcgtaaacagaagcaaaaagagctcgaaattttcgttcgaaaacggggacattcgagaaccgaggctttactgtacttttgtTGACCAAAACAGGACCAATTAAGCACATCAACAATATTTCAGGTGTATTAATGTGCGGAGTCTTACCGCACATTATAAACAAGTCCTTGCTCAGTATTAAAGATGTTCTTGTGCTGTGTGTTCCCTAGTCACTCCACAAAGATCGATGCGTCTATTCTTGTGGTGCGCTCATTTTGCCAGtcctgtttattttatttaaaattccaGTTTCACATGGCATAAATTGAAATACCCCAGTATCATTGTTTATGTGAAGGCCTTCCCTGTCTGCAGTTTAGTTGTTAAAACACACTCATCTATTTGCAGAAATAGGGTATTCCCAAAGTGAACATTTAATGATTTTACTTCTTGAGAGCAGAGTTGACCAAGTTCATTCTGACCATGTCATATCTTTTTTTGATTTATTGCTCACATTTTCCCTACTGGTTGGGAATCTAACCTCTCTCTCAGACCGTTTCTCATGAGACGCGTCATGGGAAGACAATATGGTGAAGTCACCCCGAGCGTGTCGTCACTCTTAACGAAAGCATCGCTCTTTACTTTAGATAAGTTCAGCCTAATTACACATGAAGCCCCGCATCATCCCACCCATCCTTTTTGCCTCCATCTTCACGTTCCCGCAAGTTGGTTTTCAGCCTGCTCTGTTAACCTTTGAACCACAACTAATCAATACTACTCACGGGTAATAATCTGTGGACTTGGTCTCCCACGAGGTGGTGGGATTTTCTTGTCACACAACTCACTATCTCAGCccagcacctttttttttttgttttttggtatgGGTACTGACCCATTTTAATACTGCTCAAGCGGTTTCCTCTTTATACAGGCACAGTGCAGCACTAACAAAAGTGTCTTGCATGGTAATCAATCAACAATGGCTGTCTCGGCCAATCAATTCCATTCTATAGTTGCCCAGCCTCTGATTGGATGAGAGCTTTAAGATAAGGTCCAGTCTGTATTGTTGAGCCTAAAGGCTTAGCATGCTTTCAAAGAGGGacacaattgtgtgtgtgtgtgtgtgtgtgcgtgcatgtttttgtgtgttgtctCATTCAGTTATGCCCTCCCCAAAAAACCACACAAATGAACTGAACCACACAAGAAGATGGAGGATTACATGCATTTttataaaaaagtttttttttttcttaaattactgGACAGTCAGGTTTTTAAGTAAAATTTTAATGGTCATGAAAGTAAAAAGAGACGTTTGACTATATGTTAAGACacaaaaaatgaagtaaaactgCTTACTGGTTGATGTTGCTTTGGAGACATTTATCTGTTTCcctgaaataaaaagaaaaaccctgtTGTAGTTTTTATAAGAAACAgcaatggatttatttttagagTTATAGATCAGCTAAAATGAtaccagattaaaaaaaaaatggagattaaaaaaaaaagttttaaagtgGTGGTGTTTCACTGGAACACATGAAATAATTTAGCATTGTTTCAGATGGTGAAGGGGGGCgtgaatgacatttttgtagAATTTTCCCCCCGTATTGTCAGTTCTCATTGTTAACATGTGAGGTCTTTTCATGGCTCAACGCTTCAA
This genomic window contains:
- the sfrp5 gene encoding secreted frizzled-related protein 5; amino-acid sequence: MAQGQKSPRWALTRQPFHMALGLWLLSLLHLLLSVSAAEEYDYYSWQSDNFHNGRFYTKQPQCVDIPTDLRLCHNVGYKKMRLPNLLDHETMPEVKQQAGSWVPLLAKRCHADTQVFLCSLFAPVCLDRPIYPCRSLCEAVRDSCAPVMETYGFPWPEMLTCDKFPIDNDLCIPMQFTGNHATQPPVSKVCPPCDNELRADNIMEHYCASDFVLKMKFKEVKKDKGDKKLIAAQKKKKVLKQGVLRKKDLKKMILYIKNGANCPCSQLDSLGSSFLIMGRKVDQQLLLMSIHKWDKKSKELKFAVKYMKSHQCPTYHTVFQ